The DNA sequence GCGGCACCCACACTCCCGGCAGCAGCCAGAACAAGAAGTCGTCCACGGCTTTACGCACCAGGTAGGAGGGGCGGGTCACCAGGTCTCGCATCTGATAGGGGGATACATGGGTTAGAAATTTAGGGCATAGCTACTGAAGTATTTAGCAGTAGGTATTGGAATATCGTCCATACATCCATAAAATGTTGAATTTGGAAAGGATTTAGTGTTTCCTTagggaattccgggaaaaaagtTACTACCTACTCTCAGATCCACTAAATACACGGTGGAATTATGAGTGCACTTCCTGACGGAAGGTTCCCGACATGATATTTATCAACTTTCAGTGTTATTTTCGCGAGTTCAGCTGTTCTTTACTGAATACTCTTCTGTACTTTCAATATAGGTAATCCAATACACAAAGAAAAGCGATGCACATGCACAATCTTATTACAAAAACCATAATCAcctcaatataattatacatagcCAGGTCGCTGATCGCGAACGTGTCGCGCCACCTGGTCTCCGAGAACTCTGGCAGGATCTTGGCCAGGTCGTCGTGGTGGTACTGGAACAGGCGGTCCAGCAGGGTGCAGTCTTCGAACCCTGCGTTCATGCCTTGTCCGTAGAACGGGACCACGGCGTGAGCCGCGTCTCCGATGATTAGAGCCTTGTCGGCTACGTTGTATGGGCGGCACTGGAAAGATTGGTGTTTGTTAGGTGTGAAGCTTCGATTTCTATTTGCTATACTGGGTATTGCAAAATTgatatagtaagccgaaagcgGGTGATAGGGGGTCTAATTCTGTACAGCctaactttgttggtcacttAATTAACTTGCTTACTTCGCTTTTGGGGAGTTTTTTCAGGATAGCCAGCAGAATTACCCCTTTTatcttactataccactttacAACAACCTGTACTGTCATTAAGCTATAATAGGGAATAATTTACTAAGCTCACCTTAACCGCAAGCAACGGCGACGGTGACCCTCCCAAGAAGTCTTCAACCAATCTCTTCCGACCAATCAGCGGTATTGAATCAGGGAAGTATTTGGTGAAGAAGTCTAACAGAGTTTCCTCAGAGTCGATGGCTTTGAAGTTTTGGAACGGCATGAAGAGAGTGACGGTCCACGAGCAGTCCTGATTGGGCAGCGCGATCATCATGAAGTTGCCGCGAGGCCAGATGTGGAGGTAGTTCGCTGGCATCTGAAACTATAggacaaaaaatatgaatgtgATGATGTTCCTTACTGTAATTGATGCAATATTATCTACTAGGCCGGGAAGGAAGCAGCTGTAATCTGTATAACTCCTAACAAGCGATATATGTGGCGCAATTTTAAAACCAATAGGATTCTTATTGAGATGGCCACGGTGTCATAAcggaaaaaaaacatgaaaatcatttaaaaattacaCAGTTTTTTTATCACTCACTTGTTTATTAAACATGTTTGCTATTTCCCGACGTATTgttataaaactaataaatcacTGGCCATCCAACTATTTATCAATGTTTTATGTCGTTACATTTCTTTGCTTTGTGTTCAGTTAATATTGGTTCAACTTAACAATCTACATCTTGGTATTTatgaaagtacctaatatgagtatacctactaactatatatttaagtatttttgtaagCTCCTTTAAGGTTTAGTGTATTTTAAGTACTAGCTTTTAGCGTACAAAACCAGCATAGatagttgttattattaatatatttttttaaataaaccaaTTCACATTGAAATAATCCTCAAAGGAAAATTGACATAATCGTGATTTTAATTGTTAGAAAGCCATTaacttgtacctacctatagatGTTATCAGAGatgtatttacaaaatgaTTGACATGCGACGATGCGATCGCAATTCACAAGCCGTGATTAAGTTTTATTAGTAAAGAATAGTAAAGTTAATTGTAGCTGCAAACTCATAGGAGATAGGTATTCTATCCAATgaagtacatattttaatttggagcgcaGCTGATACACCAATCATTAATTATGAAGGATGTTTACCTACCGAAGAAAAACAAGTGCCCATATTTGAAAGAggtaaatattatgattttttatgatcTACATATCATCTATCACCACCCAATATCCAACAGTTACCGCTGGTCCTCGAAACCACACTAACCATTAGAATGGGCCTCCTTCATTGGTTCCTAGCAGTAAATTCCCTGCAATTGATTTACAGTACTAACACAACATTTTACGATCGTATTTacaagaaagaaaaatatataaatgcaGAATGTTTAATGAAAGTGGTTCAGTTCTTCCCCGCAAAACAAACCATCACGCTTTACAACTTCAATCACAAATTCCACAGCTTCATCAAAACTCTCAGCCACCAGTATCGATACGAAAACGTTATAAAAAGTTATCAAAATTGTGATCATACTTATAATTCACAAAATTTTGTGATATTTGCTAAAGAGATCGATATATTACATACAAGTATCAAGTGCTTGATACGAAATCCCTACTGGCGCCCTGCTAGTCGGTTTATTATCATGATAAAGAAATTAAATACTACGATCCTCAACGAAACCCtacatattttgtataaaCATTACATGTTCAATAGTATAGTGATTCAACAATCAGGGAATGATGCAAACATTTACACGTTTGATCCGTTCAAAAATGGATATTGTGGAAAGAGTTTTGGTGCGATAATTGATCTGGGACCATGTAGCCTCGTAAACTCTAAGAAAAGCGAATATTATTTTCGTAGAAATCCGCCGCGCGATCTACGCAACTGCACTATAACTGTAGCTGCCAATGAAGACATTCCAAACTTTATTTACgaatcaaaaaaatatgaatactaCGATGGAGATCCAATAATTGGCCTAGAACAGTTTATCATAGAAACTGTAGCTGCGGCTGAACAGTTTTCTGTTAACTATATTCTTGTTGGCTCTAATGAAAGCTATGGCGTTATTTTAGAAAATGGCACTTTCACTGGAGTGTTCAAATATTTAAGAACTGGTGAAGCAGACATTGCCGCTGGAGGGATGTCTCTAATAAAGAACAGAGTGGATACATTTGACTTTATTTGGGGATACTATTTCGGGACTTACAACTTGTATACGAAGACCAGTAACGAGAGGAAATGGCGACACGTTTACAAGGAGTTTGGCGCAACCACGTGGATCTCCATAGCTCTTGCTTTCACGGCTATACTTTTCATGGCTTCTTACGTGTCATACATAGGAAAGAAACTTGGAACCAAGTTCTACGATCGGTCATATCTAATCATCACATTGTGGGGCTATTTCTTCGCTAATACAAGCAAGACTCTGAACCAGAGGAAATTGTATAGAAGCGTTTTGATCTGCTGGATTTTCTTCACATTTTTCATCATAAGCTTTTATACGACAGCCCTATATAGCTTGACTACAGCTCGTTTGGTCCCAAATGAAGTGAAAGACATGAAGTATGTGATGGAAAACGGCTACAGGTTTTGTTGCTCCAAGCAGACGAGAGAGTTCGTTCTGTTTGCTTTCAACCAGAAGCTGCCGAAAAGCGATTGTAAAACGGAGCACGACGACCCGGCTAAGAGTTTTAGGAAGGTTTCGCGAGACAGTAATTTGTATACCATTGAAATGGACTACACGTATCGTCTTAATGAGTGTGATTATGTGGACGAGGTAGGCAAGCCAACGTTGCAGTACGTTGAGTACGCCAGCCACGCCGTCACTGCTGTCTATTTCCACCGAGGATCCATACTGCAGAAGAAATTCAGCTATCGGACAAGATTACTGTTTGAGAGTGGACTGATGGAAAAACAGTTGCGCGATATAACGTCAAGGGGAAATCTTGCATGCAAGATTAAATCCAATGTTTACTACAGCATTCGACTCAGGGATTGGTggcttagtttttttatactattCCTGGGCTCCTCGTTATCATTACTAACCTTTGCCATTGAAATTTTTAAGAGGTACCTTATCTGTTTTGTGTTCTCCTATCAGATGGTCCATACATTAGGATTTGAACTAAAATTATGTATCTTTTCCAGAAATCAGCTTCGACGACGAACTTTTGCCGAAGATTTTCAATCTCCCTTTGCAACGGCGACTGCAGTCACTGGAAATCTTAATACCTAAAATCGTAAGTTTTAGGACATACCTGGCCATCTTCAGTCGGTGGAATACAGAGCTCCAGGTAGCCGTGTTCAATGTACTTCTGACTGTAGTCAAACAAAGGCTGCTTCATCATCGCCTTGCGTACAGCGGAGAATGCACCATCAGCCCCGATTATAAGGTCTGCATTCACTTGAACTGTACCTTTGGTGTCTGTGCTGTAAAATTTAACATAACGTCATATTCTTTCttgaaaacaataattttattgttgacGGTATGTTATGTAAACTAGACTTATTTCACTTACTTTAGGAATGTTAATGCACCTTTTTGTAGATTGGCTTCAATTAGTTTGTGATTAAAATGTTTCTCGACGTTCTTGTAGTTTTCAGTCTctgtaaaatttacttattatttttatttatttatttataaaaaacaggCATATAGTCattttacaattaattagttgcgaactaaataaatatttataagtaaatattttagttcaaTGCACAATGcacactttatttttattgttacaaagaagtacctaataaataaaaataacttgcAACAAAAAATCACAAGTACCAATGATTAATTGGACTCAATTGCTCAACATCATGTTAATGTGCCCATTTGACCTCATAGATACATAATTAGAACTGACCTTTCAGTACGAGTCCATTCAAGTAGTTTCGGCCTACCGAGTAGATGCACTgcaataaaaaagaaagataTGAGAATGAAAAACATAAAGACGACGGGATGATAAATAATGCATAAAGCAAGTACTTACAAATGTTTATAGTACTTACGAACTGTTAAAATCGCTATACGTCTATAGGATGCAGATGGAAACCATTCCCATTACGAATCCAGATTTGGTAACTGGCTTCGGAATGGGACTTGGGCCAGTTCCTCACTTGAGTAAATCTACCTAAGCATCAACTTAAGTCATGCGAACCAACAATTTAACCAAACAGCGCTGCATTTCATGCATAAGTTGTTCTGAACTTGTTATTGTCAACTAAGAAACTAGGATAAGTGACAATCACAGCAGACTACAGATACCTTCTATAACTGGCTAAGAAAACAGCAATGAAAAAAGTTTCCCGAAACAAGTATTCACAAACCTGATTCGTCCTCGCATCGTACGGTATCTCATACGTCGACCCGTCCGTCCGGTGTATCATGCGAGCTTTCATCGGTATCCCATGGTTCTGTATTATGTGGTCTTCAAGCCCGACATCCTTGAGGGCCGTACGTCCCCTCACAGATAACGCCAGGTTTATGGACCGCCCTCTGACCTGTGGTGTGTTCCGTATGTCTGGGGGAGATTATCGTTATGTAATCGGACTATTTGTGGTAAACAGGATGGGGTGATTAATGGAATGGAGGCGAAGGACGATAGATACAAAGTTACGGGagaatacataattatgatgaatgaAAACCTTGGATATTGTCTATTCTGACGACTTTGTTTTTTAAGAAAGTGGAATATTCGTTTTACTTGTCATAGGCTAGAAAAATGATACGTCTACACATCAGATTACCTACCGCACGATCTCGCACAGTTGTCACTGGCAGTGGTAGCTTAGCTTGTGAAAGTGGCCTAATTTGGTTTAGCGGTCAATTCAGGATCAAGttaccataataattatgttcacCTTGTGACCTTCATAATATTGATTCTGGTACTGGAATTTGTtaaatagggaatatgcaagtggttcaaataaaggtcaaatattatttataataaactttgttgttccataactacgactccatcattatttttgattataatttatttttgagcaagtaaatgaagttgaaaagtacaaaaaaacttcggtaaattctaacttccgagaaacgtcacccattttcttagggcggatgtgacgtaataattctttatatatcaatctcagaataataacttctttgcgtttgcgtatagttaaataaatgtcaagtgtaaacaaagaaatgttaatgtcaccgagtatttgtgatgctcgttgtgatcagatacgatggatcacataaaaattcttcaaatacgagtagatcctagcctcctataacctctccacttcttgtttgatatgcttgtttgtttgcaaagtttaggactttttatattttttgttggtagtgtatgggctgccactagttgttctattgtaatgaggcgtaaacagccattcgctagtcaacgagccactcaaatatgctccatatgcaatacacaataaaattaaatttgtattgtaagtattatgacatgaacatgacacaagttgctctttctacttttaggttataatggcagtcgttagtatatttcaaaagttgtaatttttttctaaattaagttatggaagaattctcgtaatcagaagaactggacacattaaatttattacgcagtatgaacgagtaaactgtggccagctgcggaaaaggacagcaaagactattgaaaagtcgagagccgtgtgcccaaatattaggtaaatatgcatatatttttatactcttattctatagtttagataagggggtttagacctttgagatatgcacaatggttccattcaagagagccaggtgcaggttcttacacccccacagataatagaatagattgacccactaaccctagtctctcttactgagaaccaaagttacagtaagtacttacatacaatacaaatattactttatattcatattgccataatagggtaatattgtgtacaaaggtcctctggtttgcgcgctcccatttcaaaagagctactagcagctatttacgagctcccattacaaaacagccactggtcacactttattaccattacaaaacagccactgatcacactttatacacttcctttttcgtttgttaccatgacaacattggtttgttgaaaatacaaaagtactctgtgattacttgattaggtaaaaaatctatgccgactgacgggactca is a window from the Plutella xylostella chromosome 10, ilPluXylo3.1, whole genome shotgun sequence genome containing:
- the LOC105390351 gene encoding kynurenine 3-monooxygenase — protein: MAENGLKKKLNIAVVGGGLVGSLEALYLAKRGHNVNLYEYREDIRNTPQVRGRSINLALSVRGRTALKDVGLEDHIIQNHGIPMKARMIHRTDGSTYEIPYDARTNQCIYSVGRNYLNGLVLKETENYKNVEKHFNHKLIEANLQKGALTFLNTDTKGTVQVNADLIIGADGAFSAVRKAMMKQPLFDYSQKYIEHGYLELCIPPTEDGQFQMPANYLHIWPRGNFMMIALPNQDCSWTVTLFMPFQNFKAIDSEETLLDFFTKYFPDSIPLIGRKRLVEDFLGGSPSPLLAVKCRPYNVADKALIIGDAAHAVVPFYGQGMNAGFEDCTLLDRLFQYHHDDLAKILPEFSETRWRDTFAISDLAMYNYIEMRDLVTRPSYLVRKAVDDFLFWLLPGVWVPLYNSVTFTTMPYSHCVKNREWQNTVLLYLFYFIIFCVFVGVWSYLR